A stretch of Leucobacter aridicollis DNA encodes these proteins:
- a CDS encoding NAD(P)/FAD-dependent oxidoreductase — protein sequence MEQTVFETHRPAARIVDEALAETRLGVFWIDDVAERAVTYPRLAGDISADDAVVGGGYAGLWTAIKLKQEHPERRVVLLEAVSVGWAASGRNGGFCEASITHGEPNAESRWPDETGTLRRLGYENLDAMERFITEHKLEVDWERTGQLSVANNPYQVDWVGESPDPHVVTLNAQEVRARINSPTFLAGEFSPHENANLHPAKLAQELAKFATSIGVEIYEGTPVDRLSGRDDEPIELETKRGTVAAGRVALCTNVFPSLLKRYRFHTVPVYDYVLMTEPLSDAQLAAIGWDGREGLADMANQFHYSRLTADNRILWGGYDAVYHVGGRIKREYEDRMESHRRLASHFFTTFPQLAGLKFTHRWAGVIDTSTRFCAFFGQAHGGRVQYVAGFTGLGVGATHFAADVIVDRLEGRTTERTELEMVKSVPLPFPPEPAASIGINLTRWSLDRADHNGGKRNVLLKTLDALGLGFDS from the coding sequence ATGGAACAGACTGTATTTGAGACGCATCGCCCCGCGGCGCGGATCGTTGACGAGGCGCTCGCAGAGACTCGCCTCGGGGTGTTCTGGATCGACGACGTCGCGGAGCGCGCCGTCACCTACCCGCGGCTCGCCGGCGATATTTCGGCGGACGACGCGGTCGTCGGCGGAGGCTACGCCGGACTGTGGACCGCGATCAAACTCAAGCAGGAGCATCCGGAGCGCCGGGTCGTGCTGCTCGAGGCCGTCAGCGTCGGGTGGGCAGCGTCCGGGCGCAACGGCGGCTTCTGTGAGGCGAGCATCACGCACGGCGAGCCGAACGCCGAGTCCCGGTGGCCGGACGAGACCGGGACGCTGCGGCGGCTCGGATACGAGAACCTCGACGCGATGGAGCGCTTCATCACCGAGCACAAGCTCGAGGTCGACTGGGAGCGCACCGGTCAGCTTTCCGTCGCGAACAACCCGTACCAGGTCGATTGGGTCGGGGAGAGCCCGGACCCGCACGTCGTGACGCTGAACGCGCAGGAAGTGCGCGCCCGCATCAACTCGCCGACGTTTCTCGCGGGGGAGTTCTCGCCGCACGAGAATGCCAATCTGCATCCGGCGAAGCTCGCCCAGGAGCTCGCGAAGTTCGCGACGAGCATCGGCGTGGAGATCTACGAGGGAACGCCCGTGGACAGGCTGAGCGGCCGCGACGACGAGCCGATCGAGCTCGAGACGAAGCGGGGCACGGTCGCGGCCGGCCGAGTCGCGCTCTGCACGAACGTGTTCCCGTCGCTGCTGAAGCGCTACCGGTTCCACACAGTTCCCGTATACGACTACGTCCTCATGACCGAGCCGCTGAGCGACGCGCAGCTCGCCGCCATTGGCTGGGACGGGCGCGAGGGGCTCGCCGACATGGCGAATCAGTTCCACTACTCGCGGTTGACGGCAGACAACCGGATTCTCTGGGGCGGCTACGACGCGGTCTACCATGTCGGCGGGCGCATCAAGCGGGAGTATGAGGATCGGATGGAGAGCCACCGTAGGCTCGCGAGTCACTTCTTCACGACGTTCCCGCAGCTCGCCGGGCTGAAGTTCACGCACCGCTGGGCGGGCGTGATCGACACCTCGACACGGTTCTGCGCGTTCTTCGGGCAGGCCCACGGCGGGCGGGTCCAGTACGTGGCTGGGTTCACCGGACTCGGCGTTGGCGCCACGCACTTTGCCGCGGACGTCATCGTCGACAGGCTCGAGGGGCGTACCACCGAGCGGACCGAGCTCGAGATGGTGAAGAGTGTGCCGCTGCCGTTCCCGCCCGAGCCCGCTGCATCGATCGGGATCAATCTCACGCGCTGGTCGCTCGACCGGGCGGACCACAACGGCGGCAAACGGAATGTGCTGCTGAAGACCCTTGATGCGCTGGGGCTCGGCTTCGATTCGTAG
- a CDS encoding helix-turn-helix domain-containing protein, whose protein sequence is MPRRVEDFRGLTRISRLRILHAVHRLPGRRLAEIAAEVDLHVNTTREHLAVLEAEGLVHSLRLVTGVRGRPPVVFHPVTDAHDNDAARQRADAATARGDLLRRLAPELDRSAELGAEAMAQLDALYEHLEDIGLEPQPDDSQLRIDVAPCRYAFAITTERALVCSVHIQLLKQQLQQLPGPVRLRSVTPFVTPTRCEIALAVDSGTQPTAQGATVTA, encoded by the coding sequence ATGCCGCGCCGAGTCGAAGATTTCCGGGGGCTCACCCGGATCAGCCGCCTGCGGATCCTTCACGCCGTCCATCGGCTGCCCGGCAGACGACTCGCTGAGATCGCCGCCGAGGTGGATCTCCACGTCAACACGACCAGGGAACACCTCGCGGTTCTCGAGGCCGAGGGGCTCGTGCACAGTTTGCGGCTCGTCACCGGGGTGCGTGGCCGCCCGCCCGTGGTGTTTCATCCGGTCACCGATGCGCACGACAATGACGCAGCCCGCCAGCGCGCCGACGCCGCCACGGCGCGCGGGGACCTACTCCGGCGCCTGGCACCGGAACTCGACCGGAGCGCCGAGCTCGGAGCGGAGGCGATGGCGCAGCTCGACGCGCTGTACGAGCATCTCGAAGACATCGGCCTGGAGCCGCAGCCAGACGACTCGCAGCTCAGGATCGATGTCGCCCCCTGCCGTTACGCGTTCGCGATCACGACCGAGCGCGCGCTCGTCTGCTCCGTGCACATTCAGCTCCTCAAACAGCAGCTCCAGCAGCTGCCCGGGCCAGTCCGGTTGCGGAGCGTCACGCCGTTCGTGACGCCGACGCGCTGCGAGATTGCGCTTGCGGTGGATAGCGGTACTCAGCCAACGGCGCAGGGCGCGACGGTCACGGCGTAG
- a CDS encoding globin domain-containing protein, producing the protein MDVPPNQEAEMSMKLSPSSEATVAATAAVVAAHADEITRTFYPAMFAAHPELKNVFNAANQAIGEQPKALAASVVAFAVQLIDPDAPDFTPVMQRIAHKHVSLGIKAREYTIVGHHLLAAVGTVLGDAVTPEIAAAWDEVYWLFATALIAEEAKLYALGGTDPETPWRQYRVVERFEESDDVFSLLLAPVTGEVPEHRTGQYVAIAVDLPDGERQPRQYTISSGPRGDSLRVTIKRVRGEGGAPDGRVSGWLHEHALPGAVLDVSQPAGDVVLDTEDSPLVLVSAGIGITPVAAILEDVSRRQPERQVRLFHADRSHATHALYGSLRRQVLAMSDARAQNWYEEGAETAPTLVPARSGYMDLTGADIPAGARVFMCGPLPFMQAARRTLLAGGVPAARIQYEVFGPDMWAQNPS; encoded by the coding sequence GTGGACGTTCCACCCAACCAGGAGGCAGAGATGTCGATGAAATTGTCCCCCAGTTCTGAGGCTACGGTCGCGGCGACGGCAGCGGTCGTCGCCGCGCATGCGGATGAAATCACCCGCACGTTCTATCCGGCGATGTTTGCGGCGCATCCCGAACTCAAGAACGTATTCAACGCCGCGAATCAGGCGATCGGCGAGCAGCCAAAGGCGCTCGCCGCATCGGTTGTTGCATTTGCGGTGCAGTTGATCGACCCTGACGCGCCGGACTTCACCCCCGTCATGCAACGCATTGCCCACAAGCACGTCTCGCTCGGGATCAAGGCTCGCGAGTACACGATCGTCGGGCACCACCTGCTCGCGGCTGTCGGTACGGTGCTCGGGGATGCGGTGACGCCGGAGATCGCCGCCGCATGGGACGAGGTGTATTGGCTGTTCGCGACCGCGCTTATCGCGGAGGAAGCGAAGCTGTACGCCCTCGGGGGCACAGATCCCGAGACGCCCTGGCGCCAGTATCGGGTCGTCGAGCGGTTCGAGGAGAGCGACGATGTGTTCTCCCTGCTGCTTGCCCCGGTCACGGGCGAGGTGCCGGAGCACCGCACCGGTCAGTACGTTGCGATTGCGGTCGATTTGCCCGACGGCGAACGCCAGCCGCGCCAGTACACGATCTCGTCCGGCCCGCGCGGGGATTCGCTGCGGGTCACGATCAAGCGTGTGCGCGGTGAGGGCGGGGCGCCCGACGGCAGGGTCTCCGGGTGGCTCCATGAGCACGCGCTGCCTGGCGCTGTGCTCGATGTGTCGCAGCCGGCAGGCGACGTCGTGCTCGACACCGAGGACTCACCGTTGGTGCTGGTATCCGCCGGAATCGGGATCACGCCCGTGGCGGCGATCCTCGAGGACGTATCGCGACGGCAGCCCGAGCGCCAAGTGCGGCTGTTCCACGCGGACCGCTCCCACGCGACCCACGCACTCTACGGAAGCCTGCGGCGTCAGGTGCTGGCGATGAGCGACGCTCGCGCGCAGAACTGGTATGAGGAGGGTGCCGAGACTGCGCCGACGCTCGTGCCGGCGCGGAGCGGCTACATGGACCTGACCGGGGCCGACATTCCGGCGGGCGCACGCGTCTTCATGTGCGGACCGCTGCCGTTCATGCAGGCGGCCCGGCGCACGTTGCTAGCGGGCGGCGTGCCAGCTGCGCGCATCCAGTACGAGGTGTTTGGCCCGGACATGTGGGCGCAGAACCCCTCCTGA
- a CDS encoding HPP family protein, producing the protein MSKSSRPGNRPKGKGEEPTPEQRRKQIFLGLAVGAVMGLVLGFFTQFWLWLPAGLAVGLATGAIMKPPAN; encoded by the coding sequence ATGAGTAAGTCATCGCGACCAGGGAACCGGCCAAAGGGCAAAGGGGAAGAACCGACGCCAGAGCAGCGTCGCAAGCAGATCTTTCTCGGCCTCGCCGTCGGAGCGGTCATGGGGCTCGTGCTCGGATTCTTTACCCAGTTCTGGCTCTGGCTGCCTGCGGGTCTCGCTGTCGGGCTGGCGACCGGCGCAATCATGAAACCCCCGGCAAACTAG
- a CDS encoding EamA family transporter: MHTQPNRSATIRAMFLVLTGSIGMQIGAAISLSLFADLGAAGTSGLRMLLAAAIMLVIFRPRLRGRTREEWLGIVLYGVAMAAMNMFLYQAIERIPLGVATTLDFLGPCMVAFLASRRLREGLLAIAAFAGVVLLAGFGGPFDTVGLLWGALAGVSFAGYTLLAPRVGKSDGGLQSVALSISVAAILTLPFSMPVVTLVQPAQWGLLALSALVGTALAFSVDTIAGRLTSARILGVFFAFDPVIGTLVGVLFLGDVLTPAAFAGILLVVLAGAGIVWSAGQRRAPEEEPAALAATESLEIERKYEVPAATEVPGAAAFAAVGLGLGAAEVHQLHARYFDTEDGALAAQGLAMRVREGGGDEGWHLKAKTPGGTRELHWPLADAMPAGLTAELVDRIGEAAERVRPIAELRTERRTIRLTDAAGVEVVELADDRVRATELQGEERVERAWREWEAELLPGAEERWLDAVGQVLEAAGAAPSLSTAKIARAMGALVEVAISRGASADVVAQLQEMDRLDRATARRLGA, encoded by the coding sequence ATGCACACACAGCCCAACAGGTCAGCGACGATTCGTGCCATGTTCCTCGTTCTCACGGGATCGATCGGCATGCAGATTGGCGCCGCAATTTCGCTGTCCCTGTTTGCCGACCTCGGAGCCGCAGGCACGAGCGGCCTGCGGATGCTGCTTGCGGCCGCGATCATGCTCGTCATCTTCCGGCCGAGGCTGCGGGGCCGGACGCGCGAGGAGTGGCTCGGGATCGTGCTGTACGGCGTCGCGATGGCAGCGATGAACATGTTCCTGTACCAGGCCATCGAGCGGATTCCCCTCGGCGTCGCGACGACGCTTGACTTCCTCGGGCCGTGCATGGTCGCGTTCCTTGCCTCCCGACGGCTTCGCGAGGGGCTGCTCGCCATCGCTGCGTTTGCCGGCGTCGTGCTCCTCGCCGGGTTCGGCGGCCCGTTCGACACCGTCGGCCTGCTGTGGGGCGCGCTCGCGGGCGTCAGCTTCGCCGGCTACACGCTGCTCGCGCCGCGCGTCGGGAAATCAGACGGTGGACTGCAGTCGGTCGCGCTGTCGATTTCTGTCGCGGCGATCCTGACCCTGCCGTTCTCCATGCCCGTTGTGACCCTGGTGCAGCCTGCGCAGTGGGGGCTGCTTGCGCTGTCGGCGCTTGTCGGCACGGCGCTCGCGTTCTCGGTCGACACGATCGCCGGGCGCCTCACCTCGGCGCGCATTCTCGGCGTGTTCTTTGCGTTCGACCCGGTGATAGGCACCCTCGTGGGTGTGCTCTTCCTTGGAGACGTGCTCACTCCGGCCGCGTTCGCGGGCATCCTGCTCGTGGTGCTGGCGGGCGCCGGCATCGTCTGGTCCGCCGGCCAGCGGCGGGCACCCGAGGAGGAGCCTGCCGCGCTCGCCGCGACCGAGTCGCTGGAAATCGAGCGGAAGTACGAGGTGCCCGCGGCGACGGAGGTGCCGGGAGCGGCCGCGTTTGCGGCCGTGGGGCTTGGCCTGGGCGCCGCCGAAGTGCACCAGCTACACGCACGCTACTTCGATACCGAAGACGGTGCGCTCGCCGCGCAGGGGCTCGCGATGCGGGTGCGCGAGGGCGGTGGCGACGAGGGGTGGCACCTCAAAGCGAAGACTCCTGGCGGGACACGCGAGCTGCACTGGCCGCTCGCCGACGCGATGCCGGCTGGGCTCACGGCCGAACTCGTCGACCGCATCGGCGAGGCCGCCGAGCGGGTCCGCCCGATCGCGGAGCTGCGGACCGAACGGCGCACGATCCGACTCACCGACGCCGCAGGCGTGGAGGTCGTCGAGCTTGCCGACGACAGGGTGCGAGCGACGGAACTCCAGGGGGAGGAGCGGGTGGAGCGCGCCTGGCGCGAGTGGGAGGCCGAGCTGCTCCCCGGCGCCGAGGAGCGCTGGCTCGACGCCGTCGGGCAGGTGCTCGAGGCAGCAGGCGCGGCGCCGTCGCTGAGCACCGCGAAGATCGCGCGAGCGATGGGCGCCCTCGTTGAGGTCGCCATCTCCCGTGGCGCGTCGGCCGACGTCGTCGCGCAGTTGCAGGAGATGGACAGGCTGGACCGCGCGACCGCGCGTAGGCTGGGCGCATGA